The window TATCATTGAAGCCTACCCCGTAAGCTGCATCGCCTACCGATTGTTCTTGCTGCCCCAGCAGCTGCTTGGACTTTTCGATTCTGACCTTATTAATGCGATCGAGCAGCCCCTCTCCCACATAATCCTTGAATAGCTTCGATAGGTAGGTGGCTTTGCGGTTAAAGTGGATGCCAATCATCGTGACATTCAGATTGGCATCTGTATAATTATGTTCGATGTAGGCCGTTACTTCATTTACTAATTGCTGCAGTGCTTTCTGTCGTGTATGTGAAATCGTATGCTGCCGTTTAGCGGACGTGTAAGCACATACTTGCTCGAGCATCTCACTGAGCTGGAGCTGCATGTCTTGAACGGTTTTACTGCATAGAAGTCGGTCGAGCAGTTTAGGGTTGCGGATAAAAAAGCTTTCCTGAATATCTCCGGTTTCGCTAATACTTTTCATCATGGTGGTTACTAAGTTGAGCATGAGGCACTTCGTTAGGGAGACCGAAATGCCAGGATTATCAAAGTTTTTATTCATAATCTCGGTAAGAATCAGCTGTGCTTCTTCAAGCTCCCCCAGCTTCACGGCATACATGAATTGCTGCTCAATCTGCGTTGGATAATAATAGCCAGTATTAGACTCGCAAGTGACATTTGCTTGCAAATCATCATATGATAGAATCTCTGGTCCACCCATAACAAGCTTGAAGGCCATGGAATCTAGGGCTTCTAAGAAAGCTTGAGGTACATTAGCGATGCGTTCGTGGATACTACTAATTGAAATTGTAAGATGAATGTCATAGGTCGATGAGAGGAAAGTTTGCGCTTTGTCTGCGATTCTAAGTAACTCCAGCTTGGAGCTATATCCATCCTCCATGGTTAAATTGACTAAACAAGCAAGGGTATCGTCAATTTCGGCTGCATAACCGCGGTGCCGCTCCGATAACAGCTCCTCCACGACATTCATAATAATAAATTGAAGAAGTTTCCATTTGTCCCCTTCGGGCGTATGGTTAATTCGTTCAAAAAAGGGTTCACTCTTATCGACAACAAATAGCATGACGGCAAAATCCTGCCGGTCTAGTTTCATTTCAAAGGTTGTTAAGGCCTCATCGATAGGAATTTGGCTGTCTAGTTTTCCTTTCAGCAGCTTTTCGATAAAGTGGGAGCGGACAATATGCCGCTGCTGCTCCATTTTACTCTTGAAATCGGCAATTTCGATTAATGTATTGTCCACGGCTTCTTGTATGAAATGAAATTCATTATATCTTCGACGGGATTGTAGGGTCTGTTTTTTGGAAAATGCTTGAACCAACCGACGTACTGGATTGTAATTCCTTCTTAGAAATACGTAGGTCAGGATACCCCCACCAAGCAAACTGATCGCCATGCTCGTATAAGTCAGGTTGCGGATGTGAGAGGCTTTTTTCCAATACACAGTGCTGGGCATCATAGACACATATTTTAGTTTGGAACGAGGTGACTGAATATTGAAAACTTCATATTTCTCGCCACTAGAATCGGTGTAATAGAAGTTAGACGAGCTCTCTAATTTATCAAAAGGAAAATCGGCAGGAAGTGAATCTGTGGAGTTGGAAGCTAAAATTTGATTTTCATTATTTAGGATAAGTACGTGACCTTTGTTGAAAATTTCCATATTTTGAATGGCGCCAATAATACGTGACTGATCGACCATAATGACATTGGTAGCCAGTGGTTTATTATGCTCTTGTGGGTATGTGCTGATGTAAGCTACCGTTTTTTGCAGCTTGTTATCGTCACCAATCCGGTACATGGGAATAAAGCCTTTGAAATTGCTTCGGGTCACAATATCTTGCCAGGAAGAGAAAGAGAAAGCATCGCTCATATGTAAAGTTTCATAGGCAAAGTTTTTTGTTCTAACGGTGGTAGGAAGAATAGCGGATTGATCTTTATTCAAATAAATATAGAAAGAATCAATTAGCGGGTAGGAGGTTTTGTACATGGAAAGGACACGTGAGATTTGATAAGCATCATATCTATATTCTTTGGGAAATGCTTCATATTTATTCGAATAGAGCAGCTCCTGGACGCCTACATTCCACGTAATCTCGAAGTTCAGTTGTTCCATGGCTTTAAACTGATTGTCCATAATTTCCCGAACTTGTTTTAAAAGAGAATCATTGGCTTGCTGAATTTCTTCCTTCAGTGTTTTACTGGATTCCATGTACAATAATAAGCCGATCGCCACAGGTAAAAGTAGAATGACGATATAGGAAATCATCCACGTTAAGACGATACTTTGTCCATTAAAGAAGATTTTATTCCGCATAAGCAAATCCCCTCACAATCGATCATCGATAATGAGCACTAGGATATAGAAATGAATGCGCTCTCAAGTATTGTATTTCCTTTCCATCGTTCAAGTCAACGATAGAAAGAAGCAATTTTTTATGCGGATTCATCAACGGGTTTAAACCGATTTTTTCCGAAAAAGAAGTAGAATAAATAGGAGATTACTGTATAGACTACAGCTGTGATGCAGAAAGCATACGCGTATCCGTAGTAAGAGCCATAGTGGAAAACAAGGCCTGTACTTAGGGGAGAAGCAAGGAACCAACCTAGATGAAAAACCGCTTCCCCTGAGCTGGATGCTAATCCCCGGAGTGATCGGTTGACGTAGCTCATTTTGATCGAATTATAAAAAGGATTAGCGGCGTTCATTAAGGCTTGTCGGAACAAGTATCCACCCGATGATAAGTAAAAGTTAGCAGAAAAAGCGGTTAGGAGGAGAAATGGAATTGAACATAACTGCAGGTATACGACAGATTTAACTTCTCCAAATCTTTTTACAATCATGGGTCCAATGAGAAAAGCAATCGCGGTTGCGGCTTGACCTAAAGCTACGACGATGCCAATTGCGGATTTGGAAGCGTCAAAGCGATCTTCAAAATACACATTTAAATAGGGGACAATCATGCCCCCACCCATGGATGACAACAAGCCTAATAAACAAAAAATACCAATAACCTGTATGGATGGTTTATGTACGCTCCACACTTGTTTCCATTTTAGTGATTCGCTGCGCGGCTGTATTTCTTGCTCACTTTTCTCGAAAAAAGCCATAGGTATAAAGCCAAGTGCTGCGATACCGACTCCAATTAATAATGTAAATCTCAAGCTTTGAATTTCGTCTAAACCGATAATGAATTGAAAAAGGTCACAGAGAACGCCCCCCAGTGCAATACCAACTACATTCGCTAGCATGACAAGAGCCATGTTAAAGCTGAACAGGTGAACGCGCTGTTGTGGGGTAGAGTTGTTGGCCATAAACGGAAGAATGGTTGCAGAAACAACAGCAAGAGCCATACCGCCTAAGAATGACGATATGAGCAT is drawn from Paenibacillus sp. V4I7 and contains these coding sequences:
- a CDS encoding AraC family transcriptional regulator — translated: MRNKIFFNGQSIVLTWMISYIVILLLPVAIGLLLYMESSKTLKEEIQQANDSLLKQVREIMDNQFKAMEQLNFEITWNVGVQELLYSNKYEAFPKEYRYDAYQISRVLSMYKTSYPLIDSFYIYLNKDQSAILPTTVRTKNFAYETLHMSDAFSFSSWQDIVTRSNFKGFIPMYRIGDDNKLQKTVAYISTYPQEHNKPLATNVIMVDQSRIIGAIQNMEIFNKGHVLILNNENQILASNSTDSLPADFPFDKLESSSNFYYTDSSGEKYEVFNIQSPRSKLKYVSMMPSTVYWKKASHIRNLTYTSMAISLLGGGILTYVFLRRNYNPVRRLVQAFSKKQTLQSRRRYNEFHFIQEAVDNTLIEIADFKSKMEQQRHIVRSHFIEKLLKGKLDSQIPIDEALTTFEMKLDRQDFAVMLFVVDKSEPFFERINHTPEGDKWKLLQFIIMNVVEELLSERHRGYAAEIDDTLACLVNLTMEDGYSSKLELLRIADKAQTFLSSTYDIHLTISISSIHERIANVPQAFLEALDSMAFKLVMGGPEILSYDDLQANVTCESNTGYYYPTQIEQQFMYAVKLGELEEAQLILTEIMNKNFDNPGISVSLTKCLMLNLVTTMMKSISETGDIQESFFIRNPKLLDRLLCSKTVQDMQLQLSEMLEQVCAYTSAKRQHTISHTRQKALQQLVNEVTAYIEHNYTDANLNVTMIGIHFNRKATYLSKLFKDYVGEGLLDRINKVRIEKSKQLLGQQEQSVGDAAYGVGFNDINAFIRVFKKVEGITPGKYKELIEK
- a CDS encoding MFS transporter → MTNLLREWKSQFHGYSRNILLFFWFNFVWNLGLGMFGLVYNLYVRSLGYDQTTVGSMVGMASLAAAIILIPAGLMNDRFGPKRVITFGLIFTIITLTARSLIEANEGMLISSFLGGMALAVVSATILPFMANNSTPQQRVHLFSFNMALVMLANVVGIALGGVLCDLFQFIIGLDEIQSLRFTLLIGVGIAALGFIPMAFFEKSEQEIQPRSESLKWKQVWSVHKPSIQVIGIFCLLGLLSSMGGGMIVPYLNVYFEDRFDASKSAIGIVVALGQAATAIAFLIGPMIVKRFGEVKSVVYLQLCSIPFLLLTAFSANFYLSSGGYLFRQALMNAANPFYNSIKMSYVNRSLRGLASSSGEAVFHLGWFLASPLSTGLVFHYGSYYGYAYAFCITAVVYTVISYLFYFFFGKNRFKPVDESA